The genome window AAGAATTACGAAAACATATGACCAAAGCCGAGCTAATTTTATGGGAAGAACTCCGAAATAAAAAGTTATTGGGCTTGAAATTTCGAAGACAACATCCAATTAGTCGTTTTATTGCTGATTTTTACCGCCATAAACATAAGCTGGTTATAGAACTTGATGGAGAAATTCATCTCAAAAATGATGTTGCAATTAATGACAAAAAACGAGAGGATGAAATTAAAAGTTTGGGAATTACGGTTTTGCGTTTCAAAAACAATGAGATAATAAACCATCTTGAAAGTGTATTACAACAAATATCTAATTTCTGTAATGCACAATAGCAAACCGGTTTGTCGGGAAATCATCCTTTAGGACAGAGGCAAAATTTGCCGACAAATCGGTTTGCGGTCAAAAACAATATGGATTTCTGAATAGAGAACTTTCTATACATCGGCTATGCGAAGTTTCCAAACTTCGCTTTCTTTCATAAGTTTTTTTAACTACATTTGCATATAAGAAAATTAGTATGGCAACATCAAATCAAATACATGAACAAGATAAATTATATTATTTGACACAGCAAGTTGTTTAATGGTGCGAAGTTTGGAAACTTCGCATAGCTGGGATCAATAAATCAGTTACATGATAAAGACAACATTAATGATTTAAAAGATACGATTAAAATGAATAAAGAGACAGGTAAAGAAGATGTCATTCCAACAGTACCAAACATGAAAAATAATGAAAAAAGGAAAGATTAATATTATCATTATCACATTTGTTTTCAGTATTTATACCTCTTGGGCACAAAATGATAGTGCTGTTGATTGTGCTTTTTTGGAAGCTACATTCCAAACAAAAGAAGTTTTAGAGCATTTCAACTTATGTAAGTATCCTGACAAGATTCTCACCATAATCGATACCAATTTTTACTTTACTAATTGTCGGACTGTTGATATTTGTAATCGTAAAGCAGAATTTATCAGAAGTTGGTCGGATAATTTTGATGTTAATATGGGTTCTAGTAGAGAGCATATTTACACAATAGTCGTCTACAAATTGCTTGTAAAGAAGAAATTCGTATACATATACCTATGGCAACCATACACAAATGGAAACTTAGTAATCCGCTTAAAAAGAAGGAGGAATAGTATAAAGACGAAGATATTGGTGACAGGAGTTTTTTAGCTTT of Bacteroidota bacterium contains these proteins:
- a CDS encoding endonuclease domain-containing protein, which translates into the protein ELRKHMTKAELILWEELRNKKLLGLKFRRQHPISRFIADFYRHKHKLVIELDGEIHLKNDVAINDKKREDEIKSLGITVLRFKNNEIINHLESVLQQISNFCNAQ